In Miscanthus floridulus cultivar M001 chromosome 19, ASM1932011v1, whole genome shotgun sequence, the DNA window ggtgaacaagcaagccaacaatggggtcaaatgcttttgggtgccaaaggaaatcgtttcaaacatgaagagcaccaagaaggtttggatcctgaaagggaagtgagaagtccgtcggacaacggggaatttggagacttggcaaagtttgggtgcatttcatggggtgcatcatgatggacaaagtcattgccaagtaggttagtgaatactatagacccaaattctcctttccatgttaggtaactagatgtcatcactttcaattagtatttatttcaattgatattgtttttcaattgatatactcttaaagcatctagttatctttcatgcctatatTTGCATTTatatgcttaaatcttttgtcatgcattcaataggtatatcatatggtaggcttgctcggtttcattatcaacccttggagcaaacctacatggtttaaatttgtttaggagcacgacacatagcttgttttacaattatttatctaatatgtgccaaagtctaaattatagataatctctcccaaatatcatctttcaagtggtattttgatacttaaatcaatgtgcacaaattttacaagtattcaacacttgtgtgcacaaatttagggagagcttaatctacaagttggatgctttgagactaacaccttttcaagcttatcttgtagtagtctcattgcatgaaaaatggagtccccggagaaaagcattatacttcaattggtagaaatcaaattgattttcacatgtggtatttctaaaccgatatcaccatgttgatctcactttgatatttatttgctctttctccatgcattatatagattaacccctcttgtgcaataaattgctaattatgcatatgctttgctttttatcatatgtatgcataaatttagggggagcttagtctatataatgtgatagtcaagttttgtgacctattccatgctaatcaaatccttcatttggttcacaaagtttgactctcccttgtgctactaatgttttcttttttttggtgtttgatgccaaagggggagaatttgaaggaccaaagacaagcatttagttataagtagtaatggtccgagaaagggaggaaagtgaattatggattagtctaagtaatgggagaattttttttagaaagctaggctttaatccataatatcacatggggacatttgcaagggcaagacaagcttttaagtaaagttttaattggtatctgtcaattagtatcatataaccttgccctttgcattgcatcctagcaagtaggtagtttttaatctccaaattcttatcatttgcttgctttggtcgtgttgtcatcaatcaccaaaaagggggagattttaagaaaaatggacccttggcccatttactttggattttggtgtttgatgaccaacacaaccaaattggactaatgaatttgcaagtgtttattttgtagttcaatagggtgcaagacgtgacttggacgaaggcgacatggtgatccgatgatcaacaccttaagaaagatcttagaagcataagagaagacccaagatatcaagcaaagtccaagcatgaagattggaaccaagccgtacgtaagatcatgaagaaacgagctcacggaggtgaccggacgctgggcagaggactcggcagacaggcgaacggacactgaccggacgctggacaacagcgtccgatcgagtacagtaaggttccagagcagcaaatctgcgaccggacgctggctagcgttcGATCAGTGTATTGACGACTCAACGGtcgagatgaccggacgcgtccggtcaggacgattcagcgtccggtcagtagcagtttcgcgagaattcgaccccaacggctactttctcagtggggcttataaatataacccTCAACCGGCCCTTTGaatagtgtggagctgaggaaacataccaagggtggtgatacactattttagtgatctccacttgcatagagcttagtgattcattaggtgattagcgtaggtgctctgcgaagtgcttaggttgattagaccaccgctcatgcgcttgctctaggtttaggtctagtgtttagtgaggtttgcataattcttaccactcgatgcttgcgagcaccattgttgtacatcgaaggggcttaaagtcttgcgagatcacaccaaccacgtttgtggtgtggtcgccaccgtgtactggagggaacaaggcccgcggtgttttggccggaagcttgatagtgaagacggcggggagcatccgggagaggcttgccggaaggcacgtcggagacccacttgcgcatggggaaggcccgaggctatccacggagttacccgaccgggagcttggcccttgcgagggattctttGCGTGggtctccaacgaggactagggagaagcttgcgcgcttcttgatacctcggtaaaaataccggagtcgtcgacgggcgtttgcatatctctatcttgctttttagctttcgcatttacattgattactttactatgttagcgatagagatagcaacacactagcaaaaccatagttgcacatctagatagtttatttattacataggttttgctagggttagaaaaagatgccatagttttgaagtagaatttttaagttgcctaattcacctcccccctcttaggcgtcacggtccactTCACAATTGTTAGCAGCAATGGAAGTTTGGAAAGGGAGCAATCGGGGATGGAATGGAGAAATTGGGGAATCGAAGAAGACGAACAGCAGCGTGGGGAACAAGGTGGCGCGGCGAGGAATGATTAGAGAGTAGGTTTTGGTTTTACAAACTGGATGCCGATCTCTTCTCACTGTATCTTGATATACGAAGGCCTTGCCCAATTCTCGTGCACGCAGGCACCTCAAGCCCATTCGCCACCCAGGACCTTCTTGTTGGGCCGTCGCTCGCGGACGCTCCTGTGCGGCCCATCAGCTCCTTCCTTGTGATATTCTAGAGATGGCAGAGTGCTGACACGCTCCAGTCCTGGGGTCTCTTCCTGGTACGcagcacacgcacacgcacagaGTCTATCTTGCTATAGAGTATATACTGTACCATTCGATCTGGAGAAGCACGTACGTATCGAGATCGGTGTCCAGGTCACCAACCACGGCATGGAGGCCTCTCTGATGGACGCCATGATGGACGCGTCGAGGGAGTTTTTCAGGCAACCGCTGCAGGAGAAACAGAAGCACAGCAACATGATCGACGGCAAGCACTTCCAGCTCGAAGGGTACCGGAACGACTGGGTGCCGTCGGAGAAGCAGGTTCTGCACTGGACCGACCTATGGCCCACATGTCTCAGGTAATCTTCCGATCATGTTGAGGTCGTCAAACTTCTTTGCATTGGGCGCTTTGATTACAAAATTAACATCATACCTCCTCTACTTATTTACTAAATAATGGCGAACCAGATAAGCTTGTAGCAGAGAGCCTAACGCCATGCCGTGGTCGCCTTTTCTATATATGCAGGGATGTTCTAAACGATTTCACCACAAAATGCACGAGAGTGAAGGACTGCCTGCTTCCAGAAATGGCGAAGCTGCTGGAGCTTGACGACGACTATTTCATTGACCAGTTCGGCGGCAAGGCTGACGCCTATGCCAGGTTCAGCTACTATCCTCCATGCACGAGACCGGATCTCGCCCTCGGTCTGAAGCCTCACTCTGATTGTTCATTCGTCACGCTTCTCATGGTAGACAACAGCGTTGGTGGACTTCAGGTTCTCCAAGATGGAGTCTGGTATGACGTGCCGACCAGACCTCACACCCTGCTCATCAATCTAGGAGACCAAATAGAGGTAATGAACTATCATTAGAATCTTTAGTTTTATGATTGCAAATGGGAAATTAAAAGCTTGGCTAATCTGGTTATGCTTACTACAAATGCAAGACTGACAattgttatcttttttttttcttctgaatTGTGCATTTCTTTTGACACAGATAATGAGCAATGGGATCTTCAAGGGCCCAGTGCATCGGGTTGTAACAAATGCTGAAAAAGAGCGGTTATCAGTGGCTCTGTTTTATTCTATAGATCCTGAAAGAGAAATCTGGCCCGCGGATAAACTGATAGATGAGAACCATCCAGCACTCTACAAGAAGGTGAAAATCAAAGAATATATTGCTGGGCTCTATGAACACGTCGCTCGAGGGGAAATGGTCATCGAGACTGCAaagatatagatgtgattctATGTAATGAATAAGGGACCTGATTGAAACCTTGCAATCCCAAATATTAAATTTATTTTTAAAGAAAATAAAGTGTGTATAGTCTAGACACCTTCTGCTAGCTCCACTCCAAATGGGTCTAAATGTCTGTCTAAAAGAAAAAAGCTAAAGTACATGAGAACTAGATAGAACATAGGTATTGTACTATGTGATTTTGTTCTATAAATTTTGTCAAATTTAGAAACTTTAACTTATTATTAGGACAAACTCTCTCTTCTTTTTAAAACAGAGGGAGTAAAGTTTAACTAGCCAAGAGAACACATTAGTTAACTCTATATAAAATTATAGGAGGGGCGTTCAATTTCGGAGGCCTGGGGTCAGGATTGTTTGCCTGGCCAGGCAGTGCCTGGGAGGCcgtgatccaaacaggccctgctCTTTCTGCTTAAGCTCGTGCTCTCTCTTGCTTGGTTGTTGTTCAGTTTCTTTATgttctcttctccctcttctgttTGTTGTACAGTTGCTTGTATAGTGGTTCTTTCTTAATAAAATCTTACAGTGGGGGCTTCGCTTGCTGTATTTACGGTTAAACAAAACTGTATTTATCTACAACTAGGCGCCAAAATAGACTATCTGAACACTAACTTTACTACCAAACTTTCAGTTCAATGGAAAACAAATGTATAGATTGCAAAAACATCTCACCTGCAGCACGGGTTGCCACACCATGGTTACAGGAACCAAGTGATTTACAATTCCTCTCTCCACAGCTGATGCCTAAGCAAGGAAAATTTTAAATTCCCAACTTTGTGTGATGTCCCAAAAATTGATCATTTGCACTTCACTGCAAGTGCACCCTAGTTTGAAGGGCTCTCACCTTCAGTCTTTTTAGGCATGGCAATCCCACTGAGATCAGGCCTTGATGGAACAACAAATCAACAATACCTGAGATAACAGAAGCAAATAAGATGGTTATCAaccaactgttttttttttcagcgcTGATACTGTAAGAAAACATGCGCAGATCATTGCAGCTGGAACACTGGTTGCTGCCCCTTCAGCACAAGCAGGGGCTGATCGGCCACAACCTCTATAGTGTTCAGGCCTACACACAGAAACAATATAAATAAATTGAATTACtgtgtacttgagactcttaatCCACTCAAGTACAAGCGGAGATCATGCCCAGTGGGCACTCACCCTCAGCCCCACCAGGTGTAgccattttctccttgatatcgTCAATTTTTTGTTACACAGAATCATATATCCATCCACAGAAGGTATGGAGATCCCAGATTGCACTTCTATGCAAGCACCTGATACTGGATGTCACCTTGCTACTGTATTGAATAACCCAGCAAGAAACAATTCCAAAAGAACCATCACATTCCCACAGTGCAGTTATTTTAACTTGTTCCAGTAGAAACTTTGTTTCCACCATTAATGGAACAATTGAGCAGAAAAATGCTTCCCTATTCAATCACTATAATCATCTTTTATACCCAGCCGTGTATAGCAAAGATGCTAAATTTTGTTAAACACAGGGGAATCTAAATCTACAACGGACTCATCAGATTGATTGATGGTATGGTACCCTAACCTGTAAACTAGAGGTGCTATTAGCATTATAAATCTAGGAAAAGAATTAAAAACTATACTAGCAAAAGATATGGAGATGAAATGCGCAGATCAAATACGATGCAAAGCCTTACCACTTATGGCCTCGCCTCCTTGGCAACGATGCTGCTAGCTGTTCTGTATCTCCATTATCAACTCTCAGACCATCCACACGCTGCTGGGAGTGTAGCCCATTCCTACGGACACAGATTAGCTGCTTGTGATGAGGACTGGCGGCAGAGTCGTCGCCGAAGAACCGCTTCACTACCCCGACGACTGACCTATACCTGAAACAAATCCCCTCTAGGGTTGCTGGAATGGACCTGCAGCCATGGAAGGGAGGAAGCAAGATGCGGCAGCTATCCGGGTATGGGGACACCTTGGTCCCCTCCGGCATTGCAATACCAAGGCACCGGATCCGGCAGCGGCGCCATAATAGACCCAGGTACCGTCTTCATGATTGTTCACGTCTGGACTTGTGGCCTTTGAATAAATTCCCCCCTGATTTATCCTTCATCCCTCTCCTCTAGGCTACTGTAGCTCTGCCAGCTCCTGTCCCCAGCATCCTCTCTCTTCGCCAGGTGCcatccatccagagtgcacagCCCATGGATCTGGACGGCTCCTGAAACAACCGCCATGGCAAATGCCCCAGATTGCTTCATCCCTATGTAGGGATGTTCTGCACGAGTTCACCACAAAATGCACGAGAGTACAGGACTGTCTGCTTCCAGAAATGGCGAAGCTGCTGGAGCTTGACGACGACTACTTCATTAACCATTCGGCAACAAGGCTAACACCTACGCCAGGTTCAACTCTACCCTCCATGCTCAAGGCTGGATCTTGTCTTCGGTCTGAAGCCTCACTTCAATGGCACATTCGCTTCGCTTCTCATGGTAGACAACAGCGTTAGTAAACTTCAAGTTTTCCGAGATAGAGTCTGGTATGACGTGCTGACCAGGCCTCACACCTTGCTCATCAATCTAGGAGACCAAATAGAGGTAATGAATGATCAATCGTAGGTGCTTATTATGAGTGCAAGACAGACAATTGTAACCTCTTTTTGAATTGTGCATTTCTTTTTTACACAGATaatgaacaatgggatcttctaGAGACCAGTGCATCAGGTTGTAACAAATGCTGAGAAAGAGAAGTTATCAGTGTTCAGTGGTTATGTTTTATTTTATAGATCCTGAAAGAGAAATCCATCCAGCGGGTAACATAAATCTGAGAAAGAGAGGTTATCAGTGGCTCGTTCATATGCTGAGAAAGACTTAACAAATGCTGGTTGGGATGTCATGCCCTTCCAGTCCACCTGTAGACCGCATCACACATCCCTTTATATTTATGACGTTATAGAACTGTTCCAAAATCTCTCGTAACATAAATCTTCCTAACTGAAATTAGAACCATGAATTTTCAATTAGCATTCTTAACTGGAACTGTCAAGGGCCATTTTCATGAAAACTAGAGATATCAAGTTGCAACATTACATGCTGCTGCATCCAGCCACCTCACAACAATGGCTATAAATTTCTTCCTGGTAGAAGTGCATCTACAATTGTATACATATATATCATTCAAGCAAATAATTAAATTTAACCCCATAACCTCATAACCAAAGCAACAcaaaaaggtcctaatatagatTCTTGTTTCCTCCGTGACTATACAATCATCCAAGGAAAAACAAATGCAAGACTAATAGAGTAGGCTACTTAAATGGTGGGGAGAGAATTAATACAGAAACAGCGAACATTTGTCAAACCCAACAAAACAAAGCATTAGGCTAATGTCATAAGCTGATAATCCCATCCGTAACTCACCAGTTCGATCAAGGTTGAGTTAGAATCCTCTTGGAAACCCCTATACTTTAGATTGTACAATTTATTAAGAGGGACTCCACATAACCTAGATAGCAGGAAGTGCCCGTCCCTTTTGATTGTATATAAGTATCAATTCCCCTATCTATCAGTTACTTCATCAGGGTGAAATGAAGCCACTAGGGGATCAGACAGTGAGCATAATTCAGTTAGTCCGAACTATTACTGTGCTAGCGAATCAGAACAGCATAGCATTAACCATATGCTTTTTAATCTGCAGAAATTCTTTTCAGCCAATTGCTTGAACATAAGTGAAAATTGAGCCCTTATTTTATAAGAGTTGAGTATTAACTAGTAGTAATCTGGGAGCCTATATTCTCACCACTATATAGAAACTCAAGTTAGGTTTCTTTTTTTGAGTCACCATTTACCAACAAGATGTCATTCACATATTAGTAACACTACCAATTTCGCAAGAGACTCATCGTCTTTCCCTTTGACAATTGAAAAATGGACATAATTCCAAACTTCGACACTTGATCTATCACCCTAGCCCTGAGTGCAAGAAAACAATAGTTACAGAGTACACGAAGCACGCGGCGTCGTCAGTCGGAGAATAAGTCCTGAAGTCCGCGTCCGGCGAAGACGGTGTCGGAGAGCTCGGCGAGGAGCGCGTTGACGGACAGCAGCGCGACAGTGGAGCCCGCGATGACCCCAATCACCACGCCGGTGGTGCCCACCACCTTCCCGGGCGCCGGCCACTCGATCTCGGTCATCTCCTGCGCCACGCCGGCCCACCACCCCCCGCCCCCCGAGGCGGCCTCCGCCTCCTTCCGCGCCCTTAGCACCTCCTTCAGCTCCGCCGCCACCAACTCCGGGCTCTTCTCCCCGGGCGATGCTCCCCCCACCTCCGTTCCCTTCTCCGCTCCTCCTTCCTCCAGCGCGGACGGTGCGGGCTCTTGATCTTGTTCCTGCCCCTTGCTGCTAGCAGTGTCCTTGGAGGCGGCGGCAAGGCGGTGGTTGCGGCAGTCGGGAAGGGAGTGGGAAACTGAGAGCGTGGGTTGCAGGAAGGTAGCAGAGCGAGGAGGGCGCGCGGTGCGGGGAGAAGGGGCTGGAGTGAGGCGGAGGAATGCGGTGGTCGGCGTTGTCGCCATGGCTTCAGCGGCTCGATACGAGGCGGCCCTCGCTGTGGCAGAGGGATAGTGGCGTTTGGATAACTAGCAAGGTAGTTAgcccttttttttctctctcattTTTCTATGGCCTATTATGGGTTATTCCATCTTTTGCTTTAGATTATCTATGAAAGCTGATTTTCTAATTAAAAATGTTTCTCTGTGATTCTCTAAGCTAAACACTCTGACAACAGGGATTATACGTTAGAGTGAACAAGGAGAACCTACTTTTTCAGCTCCAGGCCCTAGTTCATTTCAAATATTCATTTTATAGAACTAGCATAGAGTCACTTTcagtaaaaaaaaaagtttgactaTGCTCCTCCAGGCTGTACATTTATGGACATGATCATCATACAGATTCATATAAAGGGCCTGATTGGTTCGCTTCCAAATTTCGTCATGTCAAGATTTGGTAAGTCATGATtttaactagtatttggtttGCTACCAAAACATGCAAAACTCTCATATTTGGCTTGCCAAATCATGTGAAGTTCCTGCATTTTAAACGAACTCTCATATCTCATGGTTGTGCAGACTAAATCAAGGTAGTCTTTGGTTTCCTTTTGGTGACCTCTAATATTCCTTAATTAAACCATTGTCCAAGTTTTTCACAATTATTTAGTTTCATTAtccttttatttatttaaatcTTAGATTATCTAGTATGTCCTCTTACGTATATGTATTATATTTTCTCCCTAAAATATCGCCATATTCACCACAATGTTATTGATGCCCTTACTGTCTCAAGCAACCACTGGTCAGTCCTATCCTAATGCCAATATTTTTTGGTGCCTCAAGTCTTTTAAACAAACTGTACAAACATCACTGCCGCCAGTGAGTTATTAATATTAGGCATGTACCTATGTCAATGAAAGGATCAGTTGATGACTAGAGAACAATAAATAGTCTATTAAAAAAATCGACAAGGCACAATCACAACTAGACACAATAGTTAGCAACAAAAGTGAGCCCTATTAAGCACTACTTGCACCTTCTAAGCAAGCCAACAAGAGCAAGCCCTACACAAGTCTAGTAGCCAGACTACAACTAGCAAGCAACTAGAACAACCAACAAAGGCTAAGCTCAAGCACACTTTACACTCTAACACGGATCTAGTGAGGAAGATAAACTACAAGTTATCACTAGAAAATGCAAAAACTTGAATTAAGCAGCTACTCGATTACTCTAACAACTACACAAGCAAAGAGCAAGCGTAGAGTTCCAAACCATAAGGGAGAAAAGATAacacaagatttttttttctcctgACGGTTGCTTGTCGGCaacctatgtccccgttgtggtgTGTCTAAGGATCACCACTCCTCTACTAACTCAACAAGCCCTCAAGCTAGGCTCCGACGTGAGCGCTAGTGTATGAGACTATATTACAAGGTACACAACAACCATGAATCCACTAAAGCTGCTCTTCGCGATCTCCCGTAGGGACGAGCACAAGAATGCCTCATAAATCACCTTTGGAGAACCTCACAGTCTCCAATCGAGTGCTCCATGGAGTCATATTTCCTCCAAGCGTTTAGGcggcggcaaccaccaaaagtaacaaaaACCCTGTAGCCATGACGATGAACTAGTGCCATTTGATGCAAACTCTCAATGTAAATGCACTAGATCCTCTTCGATCTCACCAAAATGCAATCTCAACTAAGCAAATGTGAGTGGAGTCCAAGAGAGGTGAAATGACTAACAAATCACCTATCTATAACCGCACACACAAAACTAGCCATTACTCACTTTCAAAATAGATTTCATGCTCACCGAAAAACTTTGGTGACCACCGGAGAAGACCACTAGAGGTTTCCCAAAGGCTAGTTCAACGACTAGATTTAAACACTCAAATAGTCATTGGTGTAGCCTATTGTCTGGTGCTCTTCATCCAGCAGTGTGGGACATTTTTGGTGCCCTCAGCACCGAGATTTTCAAAGAAAACACCCTCACTGAACCACTCTCTGATGAACTCTCTAGTGCTAGCACTAGAGTCTCCGGTGCGTTCCAGAGAGGTACACATTAGGTTCCAAACCCATCGAAAAACTCTGGTGACCCCCACCGGAGTATCCATCGGCCAGTTTGAAAAAAAATTCGAACCAATATAACAAAGTTACGTAAGTATGAGGTATAGGAAAATATTGCTTTACATCCAAGTCAAGATAGCAGTATTCATGCCGTTGTTCAATGTTGCGTTCTCGTTGTTGGCTCGGTGATCTCCTAGCAACCATCTCCCTTCTTCACCACACGCCTGTCTagtacttcctccatcccaaattatatgtcattccaactttcttagagagtcaaagcatcttaaatttgaccaaatttatataataaaataataacatttatgataccaaataagtatagttagattcttcattaattatatttttgtaGTAATAcctatttaatgtcataaatctttgtaattctctctataattttggtcaaacttaagatgtttGGACTCGTCGagaaagttagaatgacttataatttagaacggagagagtagGGAATATGCTCACTGCAGTACGTCATCTTAATTTGTCATTGGAAGAATATTGTTATAGGTAGTTTTCTTGTTATTATTCGCTTGAAATATATACTAGATCGAACCCTTTGCCATTATCTAGTATGTTAAGGTAGAATTTGTTGGTAAGGCGAGGCCAGCTTTATATTACCAATCTAGCTGGTAAGGCGAGGCAAGCTTTATATTACCTAAAGTTTGACTTTTAAAGCCATAAACTCTGAAAATGGGCTAATAGTCTAATACAATGAGCTATCTAGTGTGTTAAAATAGAAACAAATCTTGTTATCTAGGGATAAACTTTATGCCTATAAAAAATTACTTTCTACGGCATGCATAAAGCATGGAAATGGA includes these proteins:
- the LOC136527514 gene encoding protein SRG1-like; this translates as MESAGGEARPVMLPPVQELAGQLGAADDVPARYIARTGAGNDDRKATVTAPVPTIDLARLCQPGGDGEASEAPAGALADTLQSWGLFLVTNHGMEASLMDAMMDASREFFRQPLQEKQKHSNMIDGKHFQLEGYRNDWVPSEKQVLHWTDLWPTCLRDVLNDFTTKCTRVKDCLLPEMAKLLELDDDYFIDQFGGKADAYARFSYYPPCTRPDLALGLKPHSDCSFVTLLMVDNSVGGLQVLQDGVWYDVPTRPHTLLINLGDQIEIMSNGIFKGPVHRVVTNAEKERLSVALFYSIDPEREIWPADKLIDENHPALYKKVKIKEYIAGLYEHVARGEMVIETAKI
- the LOC136527515 gene encoding preprotein translocase subunit SECE1-like, encoding MATTPTTAFLRLTPAPSPRTARPPRSATFLQPTLSVSHSLPDCRNHRLAAASKDTASSKGQEQDQEPAPSALEEGGAEKGTEVGGASPGEKSPELVAAELKEVLRARKEAEAASGGGGWWAGVAQEMTEIEWPAPGKVVGTTGVVIGVIAGSTVALLSVNALLAELSDTVFAGRGLQDLFSD